A genome region from Lactobacillus sp. ESL0791 includes the following:
- a CDS encoding type II toxin-antitoxin system RelE/ParE family toxin produces MTKFKWEFDKAGLKKFRKLDQQVQKRIVTWLDRHITDSDNPRLWGKALEGNLQTLWRYRVGKYRIIADIHDDKFVVLVINADKRNDVYKK; encoded by the coding sequence ATGACTAAATTCAAGTGGGAATTTGATAAAGCAGGATTAAAAAAGTTTCGCAAGCTTGATCAGCAAGTTCAAAAAAGAATTGTTACTTGGCTTGATAGACATATTACTGATTCTGATAATCCTCGGTTATGGGGGAAAGCACTAGAAGGTAATTTACAAACACTTTGGCGCTATCGAGTGGGTAAATATCGAATTATTGCAGATATTCATGATGATAAGTTTGTAGTTTTGGTTATTAATGCTGATAAACGTAATGATGTCTATAAAAAGTAA
- a CDS encoding SLAP domain-containing protein, with the protein MGKHHEPVQVIKKAKIFKIKLKKNSKVFTKYGKSKGKKLLKKGHTYTVYGKKYYRLSKSRYIKAVNAKKINLVDPTPVNTNTSSNISNVTAPQFVTLTKNTPVYDAL; encoded by the coding sequence ATGGGTAAGCATCACGAACCTGTACAAGTTATTAAAAAGGCTAAAATCTTTAAGATTAAGCTTAAAAAGAACTCCAAAGTTTTTACTAAGTATGGTAAAAGCAAAGGTAAAAAGCTCTTAAAGAAAGGTCATACGTATACTGTTTATGGTAAAAAGTATTATCGTCTTAGCAAGAGTCGCTATATCAAGGCTGTAAATGCTAAAAAGATAAATCTAGTTGATCCAACACCAGTTAATACTAATACTTCTTCAAATATTTCGAATGTAACAGCACCGCAATTTGTGACTTTAACTAAAAATACACCAGTTTATGATGCACTTTGA
- the relB gene encoding type II toxin-antitoxin system RelB family antitoxin — MTVTTIRFSDDVYQKVKEMADFEGESVSTYMRKAITEKVEDQQDYQEAIKMLKKSTGTVSAEEVRKMVFGKAND, encoded by the coding sequence ATGACTGTTACAACTATTAGATTTTCAGATGATGTGTATCAAAAAGTTAAAGAAATGGCCGATTTTGAAGGAGAGAGTGTTTCTACATATATGAGAAAGGCAATTACTGAAAAGGTAGAAGATCAACAAGATTATCAAGAAGCTATTAAAATGTTGAAAAAATCGACAGGAACGGTGTCAGCTGAAGAAGTTAGAAAAATGGTTTTTGGCAAAGCAAATGACTAA